From Streptomyces sp. 6-11-2, one genomic window encodes:
- a CDS encoding FG-GAP and VCBS repeat-containing protein, with protein sequence MAALSVWGLGPGGTPAAAAVACPSGVESDFNGDGIRDTAISDPEASDEGVPKSGAVHVVYGGGKGTLTLLQSSASVPGVPEAGDQFGYSLAVYDADLDGCSDLVVGNPFEDIGTVPDSGSVHVYYGSTKGLNAGGKAVKEFYQGSGKALGGGPETDDWVGYALAAGKTSDGAPYLIIGSPGESIGTVEDAGGFYYVSGTAQTVVFVTQDTDKAGAVPGVVEVDDRYGSALAATPTHFAVGTPGEALGTTTFAGGVAEFSHTLVSGYPKPIAGIAQDQAAVSGAEEVGDQFGAALAMVPYRPAGATSTTESLLAVGVPGEDLSTTVDAGAVQVFRLTATGFTEVAWIDQNTAGVEGEAEAGDFFGRRLAAVNTSPNTTSTGATTRLAIGVPGEEAEEEYPDKGGVLIVPLVGDPGASDSWVEPGYGIPAEPAPRMLTGLSLSASPSLLYVGVPYGPPGNRAVHGFPWNVAPGGAPTQTFRPGVGGIPAAGVAFGAVVG encoded by the coding sequence ATGGCAGCGTTATCGGTCTGGGGGCTCGGACCTGGGGGAACACCGGCCGCGGCCGCCGTCGCGTGCCCCTCGGGGGTTGAGTCCGACTTCAACGGCGACGGCATCAGGGACACGGCGATCTCCGACCCCGAGGCGAGCGACGAGGGCGTCCCGAAATCGGGCGCTGTGCACGTCGTCTACGGCGGGGGCAAGGGCACACTCACCCTCCTGCAGTCCTCCGCCTCCGTTCCGGGAGTCCCGGAGGCGGGCGACCAGTTCGGTTACTCGCTCGCCGTCTACGACGCCGACCTGGACGGCTGCAGCGATCTGGTCGTCGGCAATCCGTTCGAGGACATCGGCACTGTGCCGGACTCCGGGTCCGTGCACGTGTACTACGGCTCCACCAAGGGCTTGAACGCCGGCGGCAAGGCCGTGAAGGAGTTCTACCAGGGCAGTGGCAAGGCGCTCGGCGGCGGTCCGGAGACCGACGACTGGGTCGGCTACGCCCTCGCGGCCGGCAAGACCTCCGACGGCGCGCCCTACCTGATCATCGGCAGCCCCGGCGAATCCATCGGCACGGTGGAGGACGCCGGCGGCTTCTACTACGTGAGCGGCACCGCGCAGACGGTCGTCTTCGTCACCCAGGACACCGACAAGGCCGGTGCCGTGCCCGGTGTGGTCGAGGTGGACGACCGCTACGGCTCCGCCCTCGCCGCGACGCCGACCCACTTCGCGGTGGGCACGCCCGGCGAGGCGCTCGGCACCACGACCTTCGCCGGCGGGGTGGCGGAGTTCAGCCACACGCTCGTCTCCGGTTACCCCAAGCCGATCGCCGGGATCGCCCAGGACCAGGCCGCCGTCAGCGGGGCCGAGGAGGTCGGCGACCAGTTCGGCGCCGCACTCGCCATGGTCCCGTACCGGCCCGCGGGCGCCACCTCCACCACCGAGTCGCTGCTCGCGGTCGGCGTTCCGGGCGAGGACCTGTCGACCACCGTCGACGCCGGTGCCGTCCAGGTCTTCCGGCTCACCGCGACCGGCTTCACCGAGGTCGCCTGGATCGACCAGAACACCGCCGGGGTGGAGGGCGAGGCAGAGGCCGGCGACTTCTTCGGCCGGCGGCTCGCCGCGGTCAACACCTCCCCGAACACGACCTCCACCGGCGCCACCACCCGGCTGGCGATCGGCGTGCCCGGCGAGGAGGCGGAGGAGGAGTACCCGGACAAGGGCGGAGTCCTGATCGTCCCCCTGGTCGGCGATCCCGGCGCCTCCGACTCCTGGGTCGAACCCGGGTACGGCATCCCCGCCGAGCCCGCACCGCGCATGCTCACCGGCCTGTCCCTGAGCGCGTCACCCTCGCTGCTGTACGTCGGGGTGCCCTACGGGCCGCCCGGGAACAGGGCCGTCCACGGCTTCCCCTGGAATGTCGCCCCCGGCGGGGCGCCGACCCAGACGTTCAGGCCCGGCGTGGGCGGCATCCCGGCGGCGGGCGTCGCCTTCGGCGCGGTCGTCGGCTGA
- a CDS encoding acyltransferase — MNYRVQPSAQVDGSAEIGAGSSVWDLAQIREDARLGEGCVIGRGAYVGSGVRMGDNCKLQNYALVYEPAELGDGVFIGPAVVLTNDHNPRSVDPEGKQKRGDDWEAVGVKIADGASIGARSVCVAPLAIGRWAMVAAGAVVTKDVPDFALVMGVPARQTGWVGRAGHKLVRKESGVWQCPQTGALYDEKDGALTERDA, encoded by the coding sequence GTGAACTACAGGGTCCAGCCCAGTGCCCAGGTCGACGGGAGCGCCGAGATCGGTGCCGGCAGCAGCGTGTGGGACCTCGCGCAGATCCGTGAGGATGCCCGTCTGGGCGAGGGGTGCGTGATCGGCCGCGGCGCGTACGTCGGCTCGGGCGTGCGCATGGGCGACAACTGCAAGCTGCAGAACTACGCACTCGTCTACGAGCCGGCCGAACTCGGGGACGGCGTCTTCATCGGCCCGGCCGTCGTTCTCACCAACGACCACAACCCGCGCTCCGTCGACCCCGAGGGCAAGCAGAAGCGCGGCGACGACTGGGAGGCCGTCGGCGTGAAGATCGCCGACGGGGCCTCGATCGGCGCGCGTTCCGTGTGCGTCGCACCACTGGCCATCGGCCGCTGGGCGATGGTCGCCGCCGGCGCCGTCGTCACCAAGGACGTCCCGGACTTCGCCCTGGTCATGGGCGTGCCGGCGCGGCAGACCGGCTGGGTGGGGCGTGCCGGGCACAAGCTCGTGCGGAAGGAGTCCGGGGTGTGGCAGTGCCCGCAGACGGGCGCCCTGTACGACGAGAAGGACGGCGCCCTCACCGAGCGCGACGCCTGA